The Haloarchaeobius amylolyticus genome window below encodes:
- the rpl7ae gene encoding 50S ribosomal protein L7Ae — translation MPVYVNKEIPADLQEDALEALEVARDTGSVKKGTNETTKAVERGNASIVYVAEDVSPEEIVMHLPELASEKGIPVVFIETQDDVGHAAGLEVGSAAAAIVDAGDASSDVEDIAGKVEDL, via the coding sequence ATGCCAGTCTACGTCAACAAAGAGATCCCAGCCGACCTCCAAGAGGACGCCCTCGAGGCCCTCGAGGTCGCACGAGACACAGGTAGCGTAAAGAAAGGAACCAACGAGACCACGAAGGCCGTCGAGCGCGGCAACGCCTCGATCGTCTACGTCGCCGAGGACGTCTCCCCCGAGGAGATCGTCATGCACCTCCCCGAACTCGCCAGTGAGAAGGGTATCCCGGTCGTCTTCATCGAGACGCAGGACGACGTCGGGCACGCCGCCGGCCTCGAGGTCGGCAGCGCGGCCGCGGCCATCGTCGACGCTGGTGACGCCTCGAGCGACGTCGAGGACATCGCCGGCAAGGTCGAGGACCTGTAG